Part of the Mytilus edulis chromosome 9, xbMytEdul2.2, whole genome shotgun sequence genome, ATGCTTTATTTGTCCATATAAATAAGAATGGAAAATTGATTTGATTTACCATAGAATTGAACTTGAATATGTGAACTGTAACTGTATGTATAATGTATGATAATTGATAGAATAAATGTTAAAACGCTGATgtgtttttcattataaaatgtgGAATAAGTGGTGAacctttcaaacaaaaacaaaaaaaatgacagTGTTCGTTAACATTTACCTGCGCAACAAGAGTACCCTCTGAACGTTGTTTTTGCTGAttatatttaaaactaaattaaCAAAGACGGAAGTTGGAAACATAACATAAAGATTGGTACCTTGTTTCCCGGGGGTTCCTCTTGTTATTCGTCAACTGTAATCGTAATTCTAAGTGTAATCATAGGTTTCCGCAAATGTATAATACTACTAAAAGAATACGGTTCTCCATATCTAGTCTTTTCCTCGATATTGAAGAAGATGGGCGGCTCTCAATTGATTTGTTACGTCCGTGCATGTGCATACTATACAACGTTAATTAACAGAGGTAAGTATATTACTCAATCAAAAACTGCTCAAACATAGTATATGAAGTAAAACGACTAAAaaaggagcctgttgttcagtggttgtcgtttgttggtgtgtgtGGCTCATAGATgattttctcgttttttatatagacaagattgtttgtttttctgtttgaattcaATTATCATCCTTTAGATAGTTATATTGACGCTATCACTACTTGTGACCAGTATGGAACATTAAATTCATAGATGATAGCGGATGTATTCCAattgtcataactacaatcccatcCCCATTTcctgaatgtaacctaccgaatacGACTTATTAACAGGTTTTtactaacataagcaacacgacaggtgccatgTCAAAcaaaatctgcttacccttccggagcacctgagatcacccgcAGTTTTTGATGGGTCTcgtgtattgctcagtcttttaagtttattatgttgtgttttgtgttttgttttcacTGATATGTCTGtttcttttgtagccatggcgttgtcagtttatatcaACTTAGATGTAATTCGgatgtcatttggtatcttgtgcaTCTCTTTCAAATCTTTAGTTATCAGATTAGTACTTCAATCTGTATTAACCGATTGTGATTgtagcagaatctgcttacctttccgaagCACCTGCGATCGTACCAATATTTAAGGGGGGTTCATGTTGCTATGTCTTTAGTTCTCTATGTCgtttttttatgtacatgtactattgtttgtctgtttgtcttttctttttagccatggcgttgtcagtttattttcgacatgttgtttgaatgtccctctgatatatTTCGCTTTCTTTTATAAGAACTCAAGAaactcatgaaaggtcatttattTAGAACAGACTACACAGTTCACCTGAACATTATCAGTGTATGGAGGGCATGGTATTGATCCACATTTCAACTTCGTGACGTACAAAAGATGTTCGTCGTTATTTCTCTGACCCCCATTCACATAGATTGGGTGAACATCAACACATATATAAGGTGATGGGTTGTGACTGTAGGCACTGGACGCTAGGACTCCATTGTATTCTTCTTTCCAACCAGAATAACATGTTTTTCGTCCTGGAAACATCACCGTTGACGACGTGTTTGTACTTCTACACATGGCACATGATACATCTTCATCATTCGCACCGGCTATCAGGTCATTTCCACTAAATTCGGTTCCATAGATTAGACTACTACCTCCAGCTGTTTTATTACTGAGTTCTGGATTATCAGGGAGACACAGCATGTTTGATGCCCCACC contains:
- the LOC139489065 gene encoding uncharacterized protein, producing the protein MFEMQMCIILILSMVIVATCGEEKSKRLLLNDPDVLGNRLMHIESLLQDLQAKYSSLQKELADEKSKHEQSLQNHGSTYIRWGRNDCFAQNTELIYKGYAAGEKYYYSSTYRGGASNMLCLPDNPELSNKTAGGSSLIYGTEFSGNDLIAGANDEDVSCAMCRSTNTSSTVMFPGRKTCYSGWKEEYNGVLASSAYSHNPSPYICVDVHPIYVNGGQRNNDEHLLYVTKLKCGSIPCPPYTDNVQVNCVVCSK